Part of the Amycolatopsis sp. 195334CR genome is shown below.
CGCTGGCCTATCGCCCCCACTTCAACCGGGGCGCCGCACACCTTCCGGCCGACGACGAATCGGAGACAGTCGCATGAGCGCCCCTGAGTCCTGGTCCGACACCACCCGCCACCAACTGCCGGACGGCCGCGAGCTGATCGAGACCGTCACCGTCACGCCGCTGGAGTTCCCCGAGGCACCAGACACCGTGGCCGAACTGCTCGGCCTGATCAAGGGAGACAAGACCGATGTGGACTGAAACCTTCTGGGCCGCCGCGCTCGGCGGCGCACTCGGCGCGGGCTGGGTCTACCTGATGATCTGGCTGCGCGGGGTGCTCCGGCGCCAGCGCCGCCGTACGCGGGTCATCGGCTGGACGGGGGTGCGGCGATGAACCCGGAGCTGGAGGAGCTGCTGCACCGGGTCGAGGCCAACCCGCTTGGCCGCGTGTGGCCGGAGAGCCCCCGGGAGGCGTTGGAACGGCGGATCACCTGGCTGGGTGCCATCTTCCCGGGATCGACCCGCAGCGAGCGCCTGGGGGCCGCGCTCGATGACCTCACCGACGAGCAGCGCGCCGAGCTGGCAGAGGGCATCACCGGCGAGGAGGCGGACGAGTGAACCCGTTGGGGCCGCAGGCCAAGGAGCTGGAGGCCATGGCCGCCCGTGCGGCGAAGCTGACGGCCGAGGAGGTCGCGGTGCTGCGCGACACCTCCAAGAGCCTGTGGTTGTGCGACGAGAGCGGGTTCGGCCATGCGATGGAGTCCGTGGGCAACGCCCTGGCGGTGAAGAGCTGCCAGGGCATACGGGAGGCCGTTCTCGCGCTGCTGGCGGAAGCGAACCAGAGTGCCCTCTGGGCGACCATCGAGCCGGCCAAGGCGCTCGCCGCCCGGCACCGCATCGGCAAGCAGTTCACGACCGAGCACTACCGCCTCCTCACGCACCCGTGGCGCGCGCTGGTCGGGCCGCTCCACCCGGCTGACGCGGTGGTGTCCGGGTTGGCTAGCGCGCCGACCTGGTCAACGTCCACGCCGAAGTCGTAGGAGCTGCCGCCGGAGTCGAGCGATCTCCTTGTCCGTCTCCCGATGGTGTATCAGCGCCTTCTCGTCGTAGAGCGGCTTGCCTTTCTTGTTGGCCTGGTAGCCGACGAACACGAGCTGCCCGAACGCCTTGGATGGGTCGGTGATCGGGTGGAGTTCGGCGGCCTCGGTCATCGACCGTCCGAAGATCTTGCGGCACCGCAGACGGATGGCTTTCCGGCGCAGCCACGGGAGCGGTTCCGAAGCCTCGATCACCCGCGAGATGACCGCCATGTCCACCACGTTCACGGTCGGACCGTCGTTCATGCCGAAGTTGACCCCTTGGCGTTCCTTGTCGAACGCCATGGGCACGTAGTCGGAGACCGTCTTCTGGATGAGCTTCCGGGCGGCGTACGCCTGCTTGCCGCGTTCCTGTCTCCCGGCTACGGCCGACGCTGTGCCGAACGAGATGGCGGCGGACACCACAGCGGAGACCAGCAGCGTTACTGGGTCCACGACTACGACGTCTCCACGATCGCGAGAGATGCTCCTTGCGAGATCAAAAGCGTGGCGGAGTAACGCTCGCCCTCTTGGATCGGCTCCACCGGTAGCCAGAACGGGCCGGTCTTCAGCTTCTCGATCACGTGCGTCCGCAGGATCTCAGCGCTGTGGAAGCTGGGTGCACGGTAGGTCTGCCCGTCGTAGATCAGCATGTACATGCGCCCTCACTCCTGGCTGCGGTCGGTGTCCAGGGACATGCCCTCGTCGGCGATCAACTGCTTGATCTCCTCGGGCGACAGGTCCCCGTCGATCCTGATCTGCCCGCCGTTCTCCGGGTTCGCGCGGAGGGCGGTGCCATCGGGTCGCAGGTGCAGTTCCGAGTAGTCGCCCTGGCCGTTGATCCAGACCTGTGTCATGTCCGGGGAGTCGTGTTGCGCTGTTGATCCGTTCGCCTGCTGAGGGCACGAACCAGTGACGATCAAGTCAAGGCGCTGAGACCTGGCTGTCGGCGGGGGGCTACTGCTTGCCCTGGGGAGTCTCCTTGGTCCGCTTGCGATCGCGGCGCTTCTCGCGCTTGGACTTCTGGGCGAGGGTGGTGGCGAGGTCTCCGGCCTTCTCCAGTTGAGTCAGCGTGCCGTCGTGGCTCCGGTGCCAGTGGAGGCCGTTTCCGTCGGTGAAGAACAGACCTATCCGCGACTGCCTGGACAGGTATTCCATTCCTGATTTGATGTCACCCTGGATCAGCCTGCGAAGGTTTCTCATTTCGATGGTCAATTCGTCTTTGCTGGCGAACCGGTACCTTTCTCGAAAAGCTACTACTTCGTAGACCATGGCCTTGTTTAGTCGGTCGTTATCGTCAAGCTGTGACCTTGTTGGTGTCGGAGCGATAGTGGCGAAGCTCCAACGGAGGCGTTCCTGGCGGGTAGTGGGGTGAATTAGGTGGGGTAGATCGCAGTAGACAACGAGGTTGTAGATCGGCAGGAACCCGCTATTTTGAAACTCAAAGTAGAATTGGGTGGACGAGCCAACGTGGTCTCCGCTGTCCGGCTCGTATTCTTCTGCTGGTTTGCTGGAAATCCATACGCCGAACTTTGATGCCAGTTCGCTGGCCTGAGTCGCCTCCAGGCGTCGAAGCTGCTCCGACTGGTTCCGGTTGGTCCGGATGGTCGCCCATGCGGCCACGGACGCGATGAGAAGTGCTGCTGCCGCGACGGCGAAACTGCCGATGTCGGTCCACTTCGGGGTCTCGGTCGAGAGGGTGATCAGGTCTGCTCCGGTGCGCACGATCAAGCAGTCGTCGCCCGACGCGACCTCGTTACCGCGAGAGGAGGTCGCGACCGTGGCTGATGACGTCCTGGTGACCACGCTTCTGCTCGCCGTGCCGATGTGGGTCGAGAGGCTGTACGGGTGCATCCCGGAGCAGCGGCAGGCCGAGGTTGACCTCAGTGGGGAATCGTGACGATCTGGCCCCTCGGCGGGTCGGAGCAGTCCGACGTCATGTGCCAGGTGATCTCGATCGTGTCGCCGGTGGTTTGGTCCATCCGCATCACTACGAAGGACTTCGCATCCCCTCGTACGATCTTCGCGTAGGGGGATTCGTTTCCGGCCAGAGCCAGCGAACTCGAAAACTCGACGCCGTAAGCGGATTCGGTGCCCTCGTTGATCAGCAGCCACGCGGAACCTCGCTGATGCTGGGCGCGCCACCGGACACGGTTGGCGTCGGCCTCAGCCTCCGCGCGCCGATCCGCGTTGGCAGCAGCGTTCGCGCTGATCGCCGAGTTGTCCGCCGACCTGCGAGCAGCGTTCGACGAGCGCACCGAGGCGTAGGCCGAGACCCCGGCAACTATGAGGGCCAGGATCGAGATGATCAGCGCTGTGACAGCCATCACGAGACCCTACCTCGCGTAGGCCGCAAATCAGGCCGCGTGCCTGGTCGACGGCTGCCTACCCGCCCGCTTCCCCGACATCTCTGATTGTCAGAACTGATCGATACTCGTTGCTTCGATAGGCGTCTACTATCGAGGCAACGACAGAACTAACCGGACACAGGGGGTATCAGGTGAGCAAGGCATGGGCAGGAGGATCGACGCGCCGCTGGCGCAAGACTCGCCTGCACGTGCTCAATCGCGACCGGTGGACCTGCCAGCTCTGCGGCCAGGTGATCAGCCCAGGCCTGCGCCCACCACACCCGCGTAGCGCCAGCGTGCACCACACCCGGGGCAAGCGGTATGGCGATGACCCGCGCTACCTGCAAGCAGCGCACCGCCAGTGCAACCAGCAGGTCGGCGACCCCACCCGGCACGACCCCGAGCCCAAGGCGATGACCGCATGGTGACCCGCGCGCGCTCGAACCCGTCGGTGAGCACCGACACGCACGGCCTGTTCAGGGCCTCGGTGCCGTTTTTTCCTGACCGAGGTGTAGATGGACATCCCGTCCCCTGTGTCCTCTCTCTCCCTGGGCTCTCAGGACCACGAGGTGGTGCCCGATGAATGAGGAGCAGGAGCCCGAGGACACCCGCTCGACGCCGGTCGCGGACGCGGTGGGCGTGACGCTGGACGTGCTCGATCTCGCCGACGAGGACCAGGCCGCCGCCGCGCTGGCGCGGAACCTCGCAGAACGGCTCGATACGGAGAAGTCGGCGCGGACAGCCGCAGAACTCGCCGGAAAGCTGCTCGCGGTGCTGGAGAGCCTGGGAGCCACGCCCGCCGCCCGCAAGGCGATCTTGCCGAAGGGGGGTGAGGTCGGTGACAGCCCTGCTCGAACCGCCCGCGACGAGCTACGCGCCCGCCGCGCTGCTCGGGCGTACGGAGCCCCGGATCTGGACTCCGCCCCTTCGTGAGCTGACCTCGGACACCTCGTACGGCTACGACGTCTGCACCTTCGCCCGCGACGTGATGGCCCGGCCGCTGGACCCGTGGCAGGAGTTCGCGGTGATCCACGGTGGCGAGCTGTTGCCGGACGGCCGCCCGCGCTTCCGCACCGTGCTGATGCTCGTTGCCCGGCAGAACGGCAAGACCGACCTGCTGGTGACGTTGTCGTTGTTCTGGCTGTACGTCGAGCAGGTGCGCCTTGTGCTGGGCATGTCGACCAATTTGGACTACGCCAAGGAGAGTTGGGAAAAGGCCGTCGACCTGGCCGAGTCCATTCCGGAACTGGCCGAGGAGATACAGCAGATTCGCCGGGCCAACGGCGAGCAGTTCCTCCGCACCGTCCACAAGAGCAGGTACAAGATCGCCGCGAGCAACCGGAAGGGCGGCCGGTCGCTGACCATCAACCGGTTGATCGCCGACGAACTGCGTGAACATCACGACTGGTCGGCCTACAACGCGGCCATGCCCGCCATGAACGCCGTGGCGGACGCACAAGCCTGGCTGATCTCGAACCAGGGCGATGACCGCGCGGTGGTGCTGGACTCGCTGCGCAAGGCCGCCTTGCAAGCGATCGCGGATGGCACCGTGGACTCCTCGGAGGAACGCCTCGGCCTGTTCGAGTGGTCCGCCCCGGACGGCTCCCGGGCCACCGACGTGGACGCGCTCGCGCAGGCGAATCCCAACCTCGGCCGCCGGATCGACCTCGCCGGACTGCTCGGCGACGCCCGGCGGGCGGAAGGAGCCGGCGGGGAGGAGCTGGCCGGATTCAAGACCGAGATTTTGTGCATGCGGGTGCCGATGCTCGATCCGGCCATCGACAGCGAGAAGTGGGCCGCTTGCCTGGACCCCGGCGCCATGCCGGAGCCACGCTCGCAGGTGGCGCTGTGCTTCGACGTGTCCATCGACGGCCGTCACGCCACGCTGGCCGCCGCCGCTGTCCTCCCGGATGGCCGCGTGCGGGTCGAGATCGTGGCCGCCTGGACGGACATGGGCGAGATGCGCCGGGACCTGCGGGGCTGGGTGCGCCGGGTCGGTCCCGGTGTGATCGGCTGGTTCCCGTCCGGCCCGGCCGCTGCTTACGCCGCCGTGCTCACCGAGGACGAGCGTGGCGACTGGCCGCCCAAGGACGTGGTGATCGAGGGCATCCGGGCCGACGTGCCTGCTGTTTGCATGGGTTTTGCCGACTTGGTGTCCAACGGCGGCATTGCGCAGTCCGGTGACCCCCTGCTGGACGCGCAGGCGGCGGGCACGGAGAAGCTTCGCCAGGGCGACACCTGGCGGTTCACCCGGCGCGGTGCCGGGCATTGCGACGCCACGTACTCCGTGGCCGGTGCGACGCACCTTGCTCGCACGCTGCCCGAGGACAAGCCTGCCGCCTGGTTCGGCGTGGTGTGAATGGAGCCTGACGTGAACGAAACGCTGAAGCGGATGTGGGCGCTGTGGCCACCGGCCGCACAGATCGCCGGGGTGCTCATGATCCTGGCAGGTCTGGTGCTGTTGGTGGCGTTGCTGGCCGGACCGGTGTACGGCGCGGTGGCCGCGCTGGTGCTCGGCGGTGTGGTGCTGGTCGCGCTCGGCGTGCTGCGTGAAGCCGGGAGGCTGTAAATGGGACTCGGGAAGACGTTCATGCGGGCGGACACCGCAGCGCAACACCTGCGGATGATCGTTTCGGACGGGTGGCGCATCGCGCCCGCCGCCGACTTGGTCGGCGACCAGGGGTGGGGCCACTACGGCCTGGTGCGTGCGCTCGGGGTGCCTGGTGTGGGTCGGGCGGTGACGCTGATCTCGGACCTGATCGGCGGGCTGCCGTGGGACGCCTACACGACACACGGCCGGGAGATTCCCGAGAAGATCAGCCCGCGTCCGATGCTGTTGGAGCAGCCGAACCCCGAAGAGATCCGCATGGTGACCTTCGCGGCCTGGGCGGTGGACTACCTGTTGCACGGCAACGCCATCGGGGTGATCGCCGAGCGAAATGCGCTCGGCGTGCCGACCGCTGTGGTGCCCGTGCCCGCCTGCCGGGTTGGTGTGCGTCGAGCTGGTGGCCAGACATATGCCGTGCTGCCCGAGGGGGCGATCGAGTACTCCATCGGCTCGCGCACTTTCTCGTCCCATGAGGTGATCCACGTGAAGGCACTGGCTGAACCGGGTGCGCTGCGCGGTGTCGGCGTGCTGGAGGCTCACCTCAACGGCGCCGGTGCGCTGGACCTTGCCGGCGAGTTGGCCCGGCAGGCACGCAACATCGACGGCAACGGTGTCCCGACCGGTGTGCTGAAGGCGATGAGCCCGGACGTGACCGAGGACCAGCTGCGCGCGGCCAAGCTCGCGTGGATGACCTCGCAGCGGGACCGCACGGTGGCCGCGCTCGGTCCCGGCACCGAATTCGAGGCGCTGGCGTGGAATCCCGAGGAGCTGCAACTCATCGAGGCGCGGAAGTTCAGCTTGCTGGAGGTGGCCAACATCTTCGGCCTGCCGCCGCGATACCTCGGTGCGTCATCCGGCGACTCGATGACCTACTCGACCTCCGAGACCGAGGCCATCGAGCTGCTCAAGCTCAGCATCGGCGGCCACCTGACGCGGTTCGAGCAGACACTGTCCCTCGCCTTCCCGCGTGGCACGCAGGTTCGGGCGGATCTCAGCGTTCTGCTGCGCTCGGACACGACCGCCCGCTACAACGCCTACAAAACCGGGATCGACGCTGGGTTCCTGCTTCCGTCGGAGGCTCGCGCCAAGGAAGACGACCTCCCGCCAGTCGAAGGCATCGACCATCGCCCGCGTCCGCAGCAGTCGCCACCTGAGCAGCCGCCGGGCGCCGTCGTACCGCTGTCGAAGAGCAAGACCACCCCGGCCAGCAAGGAGATCGCCTCATGACCGCGCGCAAGAACAGCCCCCGCAAGCCCGCCGTGAAGCCGACCCCGGACTCCACTCCGGAACCGGCTCGGTGCCGCGTCGGCCGAGACCTTGAACCCGACGCCCCGGAGTGCCCGCGCTCGGAGTTCGAGTCCGGCACCGGCTTGTGCAACCTGCACTTCGTGACCCGCCTGGACCTGCGAGAGGTGGCCCGCCATGACTGAAGTGATGACCCGGCAGTGGATGCCGGAGCTGGAGGTCCGGTCTGCCGGGGACGGCCGCACCATCTGCGGGATCGCCGTCCCGTACGGGCGCCCGCAGCCGATCGACTCGCGGCTGACCGAGCAGTTTGCCCGGGGCGCGTTCAACGCCCAGCTTCGGGCCGCGCACCGGGTGCCGTTCATGCGCGACCACGGTCCGCACGGCGGGAAGCTCATCGGTGTGGCAACCGAACTGCGCGACGACGCCGCCGGGCTGTATGGGGAGTGGCGGGTGTCCAGGACCGAAGTCGGTGACGAGACGCTGGAACTGGTCAAGGACGGCGCCCTCTCGGAGCTGAGCATCGGGTTCCGGGAGGGGCAGAATCGAACGCTGCCCGGCGGGGTGATCGAGCGCGCCACCGCGACGCTGACCGAAGTCGCCATCGTCATGGCGGGCGCCTACGGACAATCTGCGGCTGTTGCGTCGGTGCGAGCCCAGTCCATAGTGGACCGCCGCACGGAGCTGGCGCAGATCGTGGCCGGGCTGCCCGTGCTCTCCGCGCAAGCCGAGGAGCTGACCCGCTCGGCGGGCGGCTCCAATCTCAAGCACGGGCCGGGGTCGCCGCTGTGGACGTACTGGACCGGTCCGGAAGGTCTGGCCCGCTACGCCAATGCCGTACACCCCTGGACGACGCTGCGCAACGCGTTGCTGTCCGAGGGCATTCCGGCGTCGATGGCCGACGGACTGGCCACGAACATCATGCAGGCCACCCCGGCCGGGCGGGCGCTGTTCGCGGCGCATCACGGCTCGAAGGCGAACTAACCACTGTAGTCCGATGATCGGTTACACTGAAGTCTGACGCGGACGCCGACACCTCAGCCCCTCACCGAAGCTGACACCCCGGCCTCTCGGGCGGAACCCATTCGTTCCGACACCGGGAGGACGGCGTCATGCCGAACCCGTACCTGGTCCGGTTGCGTGAGCAGCATGACGCGCTGCGGTCCTCGATTGAGGGCTTGCAGACGCGCGCCGCCGAGGGCAACCGCGACCTGTCCGAAGAGGAGCTTCGCTCGGTCACCGAGCAGGCCACCCAGCTCAAGGCCCTGACCGATCAGATCGAGTCGCTGACCGAGGTCGAAACCCGCTCGCGCCGCGTCGGCGAACTCGCCGCCTCGCTGAACGAGGACAGCGACGAGGACAAGAACGTCCCGCTGAGCCTCGGCGGTGAGCAGAGCAGGTCCCGCACCACCACCCGCGACCGCGACCCCGGCCACTACCGTTCGGTGGCCGCTGGTGGCCAGCACTCGTTCTTCGGGGACCACTTCCGCGCCGTCAAGCACGGCGACGTCGAGGCCAAGAAGCGTCTCGACGAGCACATGCGCGCGGTTACGCAGGCTTCGGGCGGAGTGGGCATCGTTCCGCCGAAATGGCTGCTCGACGAGCATCAGACGCTCGCGCGGCAGAACCGCGTCGTGGCGGATCTGGTTCGTCACATCGATCTCGGGCAGGACCCGCGCCCGCTGGTGCTGTCGAAGCAGACCGGCGGCACGGACGCCAACATCACCACGCAGAGCGCCGAGGGCGCCAACAACGCCGGGTGGGGCACCGACCGCTACACCAGTGACGTCGACACCCTCACGCCGGTGTTCAAGGCCGCGTGGCAGGACGTGTCCCGCCAACTGCTGGACGCGTCCACCCCTGCCGTCGATGCCCTGATCTTCGGTGACCTGCGCTCGGCGTGGGATGCCGTGGTCGAGGGGCTGACCTGTGCGGCCATCCTCGGCGCCTCCGGCACCGCCGCAGGGACCACCTTTGCCACCGAGGCCGCGTTCAAGGCCAGCGCCGCCGCGATCGACGCAGTGGTGGATGCCCAGACTGCGGTGGCCGGTGACCAGCGTGGCCCGGCAGATCTCGCGGTGATGAACTTCCGTCGCTTCGGCGCGTTCCGCAAGCTCAAGGACAACAACAACCGGCCCCTCATGCCGGTCTCGCGCTACGGTCCGCAGAACGCCAACGGCGCGCTGGACAACCGCCTCATCGGTGACATCGAGGGTGTGGACGCGGTGGCCAGCGCCGGTGTCCCGACCGCCTACGCCGAGAAGTACGCCGTGCTGCGCCGCAACGCGGTGCTCCTGGCGGAGTCCGGTGTGCAGGACTTCACCTACGAGCAGGCCGGTGGCCCGGCGTTCGTGCGGATGGGCCTGTGGGGCTACGTCGGGACGCTGGTCCGCAACCCGGGCAGCATCTCGATCCAGACCGTGACCGCCGCGAGCTGACGATGAGCACCTGGCCGCCCACGCTGGCGCAGTACAAGGCCGATCAGAAGGTCGGCGAGTCCGACACGCGCGACGACGAGCGGTACCGGTCCAACTTGGACGCGGCGGTGGCGTTCGTCGAGCGTGTGCGGCCAGGGTTCAACTACACCGACCACCCGGGCAGCGAGCTTCCCGCGCCGACGGCCGATCTGGCGCTGGGCACCATCCGGCTTGCCGCGCGCTGGGTGGCACGGGCGAAGTCCCCGGACGCCATGGTGAACATGGGCGAGATGGGAACGGGCAGGGTGTCCTCGTTCGACGCGGACATCGATCGCCTGCTCGGGATCGGGCGGCACCAGGGGCCGGTGTTCGCATGAGCGCCATCCGTGCCGCCGCCGACGAGCTGACTACCGCGCTGTCCACGGTGGACGGTGTGCGACTGCACGAGCTGGGCGAGGCCATCGACCCGCCCGGCTTGGTGCTCGGCGCTCCCCGGCTGGCGTGGCAGGCGTACTCGACCGGCCTGCCCACCTCGGCGACGTTCCCGGTGTTCCTGGTCGTCGGGTTCTCCGATCGGGCGCTGACCGAGTTGTGGGACCTGATTCCCGTTGTGGCCGAGGTGATCGAGAACGAGACCGACGGCACGATCTCGGGCGCGAACCCGGGCACTTACGTCGGCTCGAACACCGAATTGCCTTGCTACACGTTCGACGTCGATTTCCCGCTGACACAAGAAAGGCCCTGAGCGATGGGCATTCACCAGAAGCGGTTGAAGGTCATCGAGTTCACCATCGACGGCACCTCGTTCGAGTGCCAGGTGAACACGTGGAACCTCGACCCCGGCATCGAAGACGGTGACCGGCTCTACAGTTTCTGCCCGGACGGGGAAGCGGTGGAGGAGACCGACCCGGAGCCCACGCTGGAGATCAAGTTCTTCTCCGACTGGCGGAGTAACGGGATCTCGGCCTACCTGTGGGAGCACAACGGCGAGACCGCCGAGTTCGAGCTGAACCACCACCCGAACGTCCCCGGCGAGCACGTGAAGTGGACCGGCGAGTTGATCATCAAGCCCGGCCCCGCCGGTGGCGAGGTGCGGGAAACCGAGTTCACCGAGGTCACGTTCCAGTGCGTCGGCCTCCCCGTCTTCGAGAGGGTGTCCTGACATGGCGCGCTTGTCTCCGGCCACGCAGGCGATCGTCCGAACCGGACTCGCCCCGGCGCTGACCGCCCCCAACGGGGACGGCGACATCATCGACACCGGCAGGGTCTTCCTCGAAGTCGCCAACGGTGGCGGCTCACCGATCACCGTGACCGTGGTGTCCACCGCCGAGGTGGACGGCCTGCCGGTCGAGGACCTGGAGGTCTCGGTTCCCGCCGCCGGGCGGCGCCTCATCGGCCCGTTCGCCAAGACCACGTTCGGCCAGCCCGCCGGCGACGCCAACGTGGGCAAGGCGTTCGTCAACTACTCCGGCACCACGAGTGTCACGAGGGGAGTGTTCGCGCTGTGATCACGTTCAAGCTCAAGGACGACAGCGGCGAGGTCGAGGAGGTCACCGCGACCACGCGGGACATCCTGAACTGGGAGCGCACGTCGAAGAACAAGAGCTTCGGCGGCCTGGTGGACAACCAGGAGATCGGCGACTTCTACAAGATTGCGTTCTTCGCCGCCAAGCGCACGGTCGGTTTCGTGGGTACGCAGCAGGACTTCGAGCAGAGGTACGACCTGGAGTTCGAAGTGGACGACGAGGTGGACCCTACGAACGCGGCTCCCTGAGTCGCCAGATCATCGCCCTGGCCCTCTCGACGTCCATCCCGATGGATTACTGGGCCGAGCAAGACGAGAAGACCCTGAACACCGCGTGGGCACTGCTCAAGGAGCAGGAAGGCCACGCCGAGAAACCCGCCGCCCGGGGGAAACGGGCGCCCGGGGCCGGTGGCCCGCAGTACAGCGGATGACCGACTGGACCCGGGGAGGTGGGCACGGTGGCGAAGGACTCGCTCACCATCCGCGTGAACGTGGACGGCCTGCGCCCCACGCTGCGCGCCCTGGCCAAGCTGCCCAAGGACGCCAGCAACGAACTGCGTGACGCCTCCCTGCGCCTGTCCCAGGTGCTCGCCGCGCGCGCGAAGGCCGACGGCATGGGCGACCCGGCGCCGCAGTCCCCGCTCGTGGCCAGCACGGTGAAGGCGCAGCGGGACCGGGTCCCGGTGATCTCCGCCGGGGGAACCCGGCGCCTGGGCCGGAACAAGGCTCCGGCCTACAAGTTGCTCTTCGGCTCGGTGTTCGGGTCCAACTCCTACGCCCAGTTCCACCGACCGCACGGCGGCAACTCCGCCTACTGGTTCTTCCCGGTGGTCGAGGAGTCGGCCGCCGAGATCTCCGCCGCCTGGAACCGGGCCGCCGACGCGGTGATCCGCAAGTTCAGCGAGGGCGGCTGAGATGGCCTCCGGTGAGCGCACGGTCCGCATCAAGTTCGACGGGAACTCCTTCGGGCTGACCAAGGCCGTGCTCAAGACCCGCGCCGACCTGGAGGCGCTGGAGAAGAAGATCGAGGCCAACCGCAGCGAGTGGTCCAAGGTGACCGCCGCCGCGTCGAAGCTCCGCGCCGAGCTGAAGGCCCAGGAGGCGCAGGTAGCCCGCAACAAGCAGGGCCTGGTGACCTTCGCGGGCAGCATCATGGGCACGGCCGCGCGCCTCGGCCAGTTCGCCGGCATGCTCGGCACGCTCGGGTCCGGGGTTGGCGTGATCATGGCGGTGGTCGCCGCGCTCGGCGCGATGTCGGGCGCGGCCGGGCTCGCTGTGCCGGTCATGTTCGGCCTCGTCGGCGTGATGGCCGCGATCAAGCTCGGCGGCGAGGGAGCGAAGAAGGCGTTCGACGGGCTCAAGCCCACGCTGGACACGCTCAAGTCGCAGGTCTCCTCCAGCTTCGAGCAGTCGCTGACCCCGGCGGTGAACAACCTCAAGGCCGTGCTGCCGCAGCTCACCACCGGGCTGAAGTCCATCGCCACCGCGATGGGCGGCGTGGCCACGAAGTTCACCGCCATGCTCGCCAACACCAACGCGGCGAGTCAGCTCAACACGATCTTCGTCCAGTTCTCGAAGGTGATCCAGAACATCGGCGCCTTCCTCGCACCGGTCGGCCAGGCGTTCATCACCATCGGCGCGGTGGCCGCCCCGATGCTGGCCCAGCTCACGGCCGGGCTCGGCGGAGTCGGGGAACGGTTCAACGCCTTCATCCAGCAGGCCGCCGCCGACGGCTCGCTGACCGCGTGGATCCAGCGCGGGATCGATGCCTTCTCCGGGCTGTTCACCTTCCTCGGTCAGCTCGGGTCCATCATCAGCTCCGTCTTCACCGCAGCCTCGGCGGCCGGGCTCGGGTTCGGCGGCACAATCGGCACGCTGATTGGCACGGT
Proteins encoded:
- a CDS encoding phage portal protein; this encodes MGLGKTFMRADTAAQHLRMIVSDGWRIAPAADLVGDQGWGHYGLVRALGVPGVGRAVTLISDLIGGLPWDAYTTHGREIPEKISPRPMLLEQPNPEEIRMVTFAAWAVDYLLHGNAIGVIAERNALGVPTAVVPVPACRVGVRRAGGQTYAVLPEGAIEYSIGSRTFSSHEVIHVKALAEPGALRGVGVLEAHLNGAGALDLAGELARQARNIDGNGVPTGVLKAMSPDVTEDQLRAAKLAWMTSQRDRTVAALGPGTEFEALAWNPEELQLIEARKFSLLEVANIFGLPPRYLGASSGDSMTYSTSETEAIELLKLSIGGHLTRFEQTLSLAFPRGTQVRADLSVLLRSDTTARYNAYKTGIDAGFLLPSEARAKEDDLPPVEGIDHRPRPQQSPPEQPPGAVVPLSKSKTTPASKEIAS
- a CDS encoding phage major capsid protein, with translation MPNPYLVRLREQHDALRSSIEGLQTRAAEGNRDLSEEELRSVTEQATQLKALTDQIESLTEVETRSRRVGELAASLNEDSDEDKNVPLSLGGEQSRSRTTTRDRDPGHYRSVAAGGQHSFFGDHFRAVKHGDVEAKKRLDEHMRAVTQASGGVGIVPPKWLLDEHQTLARQNRVVADLVRHIDLGQDPRPLVLSKQTGGTDANITTQSAEGANNAGWGTDRYTSDVDTLTPVFKAAWQDVSRQLLDASTPAVDALIFGDLRSAWDAVVEGLTCAAILGASGTAAGTTFATEAAFKASAAAIDAVVDAQTAVAGDQRGPADLAVMNFRRFGAFRKLKDNNNRPLMPVSRYGPQNANGALDNRLIGDIEGVDAVASAGVPTAYAEKYAVLRRNAVLLAESGVQDFTYEQAGGPAFVRMGLWGYVGTLVRNPGSISIQTVTAAS
- a CDS encoding terminase large subunit, whose translation is MTALLEPPATSYAPAALLGRTEPRIWTPPLRELTSDTSYGYDVCTFARDVMARPLDPWQEFAVIHGGELLPDGRPRFRTVLMLVARQNGKTDLLVTLSLFWLYVEQVRLVLGMSTNLDYAKESWEKAVDLAESIPELAEEIQQIRRANGEQFLRTVHKSRYKIAASNRKGGRSLTINRLIADELREHHDWSAYNAAMPAMNAVADAQAWLISNQGDDRAVVLDSLRKAALQAIADGTVDSSEERLGLFEWSAPDGSRATDVDALAQANPNLGRRIDLAGLLGDARRAEGAGGEELAGFKTEILCMRVPMLDPAIDSEKWAACLDPGAMPEPRSQVALCFDVSIDGRHATLAAAAVLPDGRVRVEIVAAWTDMGEMRRDLRGWVRRVGPGVIGWFPSGPAAAYAAVLTEDERGDWPPKDVVIEGIRADVPAVCMGFADLVSNGGIAQSGDPLLDAQAAGTEKLRQGDTWRFTRRGAGHCDATYSVAGATHLARTLPEDKPAAWFGVV
- a CDS encoding HNH endonuclease — translated: MSKAWAGGSTRRWRKTRLHVLNRDRWTCQLCGQVISPGLRPPHPRSASVHHTRGKRYGDDPRYLQAAHRQCNQQVGDPTRHDPEPKAMTAW
- a CDS encoding HK97 family phage prohead protease: MTEVMTRQWMPELEVRSAGDGRTICGIAVPYGRPQPIDSRLTEQFARGAFNAQLRAAHRVPFMRDHGPHGGKLIGVATELRDDAAGLYGEWRVSRTEVGDETLELVKDGALSELSIGFREGQNRTLPGGVIERATATLTEVAIVMAGAYGQSAAVASVRAQSIVDRRTELAQIVAGLPVLSAQAEELTRSAGGSNLKHGPGSPLWTYWTGPEGLARYANAVHPWTTLRNALLSEGIPASMADGLATNIMQATPAGRALFAAHHGSKAN